The Saccharomyces paradoxus chromosome VI, complete sequence genome includes a window with the following:
- the RGD2 gene encoding GTPase-activating protein RGD2 (GTPase-activating protein (RhoGAP) for Cdc42p and Rho5p~similar to YFL047W), with translation MLSFCDYFWSEDLVSGLEVLFDRLYHGCEQCDLFIQLFASRMQFEVSHGRQLFGIEAGMDNLKVVQEDEHEGVTVSRALRGILQEMSQEGTHHLTIASNIESLVLQPFGKWCVEHRERIQYSEKTLLTNVNNFKKSKKYVSKLEKEYFNKCRQLEEFKRTHFNEDELANAMKSLKIQSKYEEDIAREKDHRFFNKIAGIDFDYKTMKETLQLLLTKLPKTDYKLPLISYSLSNTNSGGEITKFLLDHMSLKDTDQAETFGQDLLNLGFLKYCNGVGNTFVNSKKFQYQWKNTAYMFANVPMPGSEEPAAGESLISRFNNWDGSSAKEMIQSKIGNDQGAGKFQAPHISDNERTLFKMMDALAASDKKYYQECFKMDALRCSIEELLIDHLSFMEKCESDRLNAIKKATLDFCSTLGNKISSLKLCIDKMLTLENDIDPTADLLQLLAKYKTGSFKPQAIVYNNYYNPGSFQNFGVDLETRCRLDKKIVPLIISSIFSYMDKIYPDLPNDKVRTSIWTDSVKLSLTHQLRNLLNKQQFHNEGEIFDILSTSKLEPSTIASVVKIYLLELPDPLIPNEVSDILRVLYLDYPPLVETALEDPASSPEDQQGDENEEGTDTKRIRGLYTTLSSLSKPHIATLDAITTHFYRLIKILKMGQDGNEVADEFTISISQEFANCIIQSKITDDNEIGFKIFYDLLTHKKQIFHELKRQNSKN, from the coding sequence ATGCTATCATTTTGCGACTATTTTTGGTCTGAGGACCTTGTCTCTGGTTTAGAGGTGCTTTTTGATAGATTATACCACGGTTGTGAGCAATGTGATTTGTTCATTCAATTATTTGCGTCAAGAATGCAGTTTGAAGTTAGTCACGGGAGGCAGTTGTTTGGTATAGAAGCCGGTATGGACAACCTAAAGGTGGTTCAGGAAGATGAGCATGAAGGGGTGACCGTTTCGAGAGCTCTGAGGGGAATTCTACAAGAAATGTCTCAGGAAGGGACGCATCACTTGACAATAGCATCGAACATAGAAAGTTTGGTGCTGCAACCATTCGGTAAATGGTGCGTGGAGCATAGGGAGAGGATCCAATACTCTGAAAAGACTTTGTTGACCAACGTaaataatttcaaaaagtCTAAGAAGTACGTCAGTAAGCTGGAAAAGGAATATTTTAATAAATGTAGGCAATTAGAAGAATTTAAAAGAACTCATttcaatgaagatgagCTAGCCAATGCAATGAAATCGTTGAAAATACAAAGTAAATACGAAGAAGACATCGCCAGGGAAAAGGATCAtagatttttcaataaaatagCAGGAATAGATTTTGATTATAAAACAATGAAGGAGACACTTCAGTTGTTATTGACCAAGCTTCCTAAAACGGACTATAAGCTTCCTCTTATAAGCTATTCTTTGAGTAACACCAACAGCGGCGGAGAAATAACAAAGTTTCTGCTCGACCACATGTCATTAAAGGATACCGATCAAGCTGAAACGTTCGGCCAAGATTTGTTGAATTTAGGGTTTTTGAAATACTGCAATGGTGTTGGTAATACATTTGTCAACtccaaaaaattccaataCCAATGGAAGAACACTGCATACATGTTTGCCAATGTGCCAATGCCCGGTTCGGAGGAACCTGCAGCTGGTGAATCCCTAATATCTCGGTTCAACAACTGGGATGGCTCATCTGCAAAGGAGATGATTCAATCCAAGATTGGTAACGACCAAGGGGCTGGAAAATTCCAAGCTCCTCATATATCTGATAATGAAAGGAcgcttttcaaaatgatgGATGCACTTGCAGCGTCAGATAAGAAATATTACCAAGAGTGTTTCAAGATGGATGCCTTAAGATGCTCTATCGAGGAGTTGTTGATTGACCATTTGTCGTTTATGGAAAAATGTGAGTCTGATAGACTGAATGCGATTAAGAAAGCAACATTAGATTTTTGCTCCACTTTAGGtaataaaatttcttcattaaaacTGTGCATAGATAAAATGCTTACGCTAGAAAACGATATTGATCCCACTGCAGACCTTTTGCAACTTTTAGCCAAGTACAAGACGGGCAGTTTTAAACCTCAAGCCATTGTCTATAATAATTACTACAATCCTGGCtcatttcaaaactttggCGTTGATCTAGAGACTCGTTGTAGACTAGATAAGAAAATTGTTCcattaataatttcatcgATATTTTCATATATGGACAAGATATACCCTGATCTACCTAATGACAAAGTAAGAACTTCAATTTGGACTGATTCGGTGAAACTTAGCCTGACACATCAACTTCGAAACCTATTGAACAAACAACAATTCCACAACGAAGgtgaaatatttgatataCTGTCCACATCCAAGTTGGAACCGAGCACTATTGCCAGTGTTGTtaaaatttatttattaGAATTGCCAGACCCACTGATTCCCAATGAAGTTTCGGATATTCTTCGGGTACTTTATCTGGATTATCCACCTTTAGTTGAAACTGCATTAGAGGATCCCGCTTCATCTCCTGAGGACCAACAGGGCGATGAAAACGAGGAAGGCACTGATACCAAAAGAATAAGAGGCCTTTACACCACCTTGTCCTCCCTAAGCAAACCCCATATAGCGACGCTAGACGCTATTACCACTCATTTTTACAGATTAATta
- the EMP47 gene encoding Emp47p (Integral membrane component of ER-derived COPII-coated vesicles~similar to YFL048C) yields MLMAKKSAVLLSFFTVLTIWTGLLEAHPLGDTSDASKLNSDYSLPDLINARKVPSNWQTGEQASLEEGRIVLTSKQNSKGSLWLKQGFDLKDSFTMEWTFRSVGYSGQTDGGISFWFVQDSNVPRDKQLYNGPVNYDGLQLLVDNNGPLGPTLRGQLNDGQKPVDKTKIYEQSFASCLMGYQDSSVPSTVRVTYDLEDSNLLKVQVDNKVCFQTRKIRFPTGSYRIGVTAQNGALNNNAESFEIFKMELFNGVIEDSLIPNVNAMGQPKLITKYIDQKTGKEKLIEKTAFDADKDKMSNYELYKKLDRVEGKILANDINALETKLNDIIKVQQELLSFMTTITKHLSSKQPTNDEKGISTDDAIAEDKENFKDFLSINQKLEKVLVEQEKYRETAKRHGQDGPQVDEIARKLMIWLLPLIFIMLIMAYYTFRIRQEITKTKLL; encoded by the coding sequence ATGTTAATGGCTAAGAAAAGTGCAGTACTGCTGAGTTTTTTCACCGTCCTTACGATATGGACAGGATTGTTAGAAGCCCATCCATTAGGTGACACTTCAGATGCATCCAAATTAAACTCGGACTACTCACTCCCTGATCTGATTAACGCACGTAAAGTGCCTAGTAACTGGCAAACTGGTGAACAAGCTAGTCTAGAGGAAGGAAGAATTGTATTGACTTCTAAGCAAAATTCTAAGGGTTCACTTTGGTTGAAACAAGGGtttgatttgaaagattCTTTTACTATGGAGTGGACATTTAGAAGTGTTGGTTATTCTGGTCAAACTGATGGTGGTATATCATTTTGGTTTGTTCAGGATTCTAATGTACCACGCGATAAGCAGTTGTACAATGGACCAGTCAACTATGATGGCTTACAGCTATTGGTGGATAACAATGGTCCATTGGGTCCGACTCTTCGTGGTCAACTAAATGACGGTCAAAAGCCTGTGGACAAGACAAAAATCTATGAACAGAGCTTTGCATCTTGTTTGATGGGTTATCAGGACTCCTCCGTTCCTTCCACGGTTAGAGTAACTTACGATTTGGAAGACAGCAACTTATTAAAAGTTCAGGTGGACAATAAAGTCTGTTTTCAAACTAGGAAAATTCGCTTCCCTACTGGATCTTACCGTATTGGGGTCACTGCTCAAAATGGGGCATTGAATAATAATGCAGAgtcttttgaaatattcaaaatggAATTATTTAACGGCGTGATTGAAGACTCTTTGATTCCTAACGTTAATGCAATGGGTCAGCCAAAGCTGATCACCAAATACATTGACCAAAAAACcggtaaagaaaaattgattgaaaaaacaGCATTTGACGCCGACAAAGACAAAATGTCAAACTATGAGTTGTATAAGAAACTGGACAGAGTTGAAGGTAAAATTCTTGCAAACGATATCAATGCTTTAGAAACAAAGTTAAATGATATCATTAAAGTTCAACAAGAACTGCTTTCATTCATGACTACGATAACCAAACATCTCTCTTCTAAGCAGCCCACTAATGACGAGAAAGGAATTTCCACTGACGATGCAATCGCTGaggataaagaaaatttcaaagacttCCTGTCGATTaatcaaaaattggaaaaggtCCTGGTTGAACAGGAAAAGTATAGAGAAACCGCCAAGCGTCATGGACAAGATGGTCCTCAGGTCGATGAAATTGCTAGAAAGCTGATGATTTGGCTACTCCCATTAATTTTCATCATGTTGATTATGGCATATTATACATTCAGAATCAGACAAGAGATCACAAAAACCAAATTGCTATGA
- the SWP82 gene encoding Swp82p (Member of the SWI/SNF chromatin remodeling complex~similar to YFL049W), with translation MLDDNDGETVHEDRNNSSLEQGEIGAVFIVPKILIREHERVILKQILQILDQDELVQPPLDKFPYKKLELPVYTDESKTRDATNTSYKMVQMDAYGEKKVGLNGELFGGRHYLFNTFTFMAHTDVLLVLLQDVIKVLYQSDTKHDGDEFIDQHDQILIMETSEEQTNFLAKNGILPEGSNGSFKYVTARSAFVEFGATVIAGGQRIVDDYWESLAKKQNLSSHQRVFKLTTGLISKISLLRPSFQNNKITNANEFGTKDNNACTISNSKFESPYPIVTEQPSAEVREAYIENFAKGEHISAIVPGQSISGTLELSAQFRVPRYHSKNSFQQALQMKAMDIPIGRHEDLLAQYESQALDGSSLTSLPNNIPSVNPSNKPIKRMLSSILDINVSSSKNKKSEENEMIKPMNKGLLKNNTSLNINGWKFESLPLKSPENSGKQQYYRGLPLYEKNALLERLKQLTPNEIKELEHLHDAVFVNTGLQNVRKVRTKKWKKYWQYKAGIPIGLKRSQLDEFKNNYLKDVLAQTSVTTNFNEITNTDETITTKRIPNPNFLGNCNIKDFKPPYIYSRSNKAPQTITGNKTAVKPDADVKNTNPNPMIATDAAATKPNTFANFNNGITMNN, from the coding sequence ATGCTGGACGATAATGATGGAGAAACTGTTCATGAAGATAGAAATAATTCTTCTCTAGAACAAGGCGAGATTGGAGCGGTATTCATAGTACCTAAAATACTTATCAGAGAACATGAACGAGTTATACTTAAACAAATTCTGCAAATTCTGGATCAAGACGAATTAGTACAACCCCCCTTAGACAAATTTCCTTACAAAAAACTGGAATTGCCAGTGTATACAGATGAATCCAAGACCAGAGACGCTACAAATACATCCTATAAGATGGTACAGATGGATGCTTATGGTGAGAAAAAAGTAGGTTTAAACGGTGAATTATTTGGCGGCAGACATTATTTGTTTAACACGTTCACGTTTATGGCTCATACAGATGTTCTTCTGGTGCTTTTACAAGACGTTATCAAAGTGCTATACCAGAGCGATACAAAGCATGACGGGGACGAGTTTATTGACCAGCATGATCAAATTCTAATAATGGAAACTTCAGAGGAgcaaacaaattttttggccAAAAACGGTATTCTTCCTGAAGGGTCCAATGGATCTTTTAAGTATGTGACCGCCAGGTCAGCTTTTGTTGAATTTGGTGCTACTGTTATTGCCGGTGGTCAACGCATCGTTGATGATTATTGGGAATCGTTGGctaaaaagcaaaatttgTCGTCTCACCAGAGGGTTTTTAAATTGACAACAGGTttaatttccaaaatatcaCTTTTACGTCCCTCCTTCCAGAATAACAAGATTACCAATGCGAATGAATTTGGCACAAAAGATAATAATGCTTGTACAATTTCCAACTCAAAATTCGAATCGCCATATCCAATAGTCACGGAACAGCCGTCAGCCGAGGTTAGAGAAGCCtatattgaaaactttGCCAAAGGTGAGCACATTTCGGCAATCGTTCCTGGACAAAGCATTAGTGGAACATTGGAACTCAGTGCACAATTTAGAGTACCGCGTTATCACAGCAAAAACTCGTTTCAGCAAGCCCTGCAAATGAAGGCAATGGATATACCAATCGGAAGACATGAAGACTTACTTGCACAATATGAAAGTCAAGCGCTTGATGGTTCCTCATTAACTTCACTTCCTAATAATATTCCATCCGTTAATCCTAGTAATAAGCCCATCAAACGAATGCTAAGTAGTATTCTTGACATAAACGTTTCCTCAtcaaaaaacaagaaatcTGAGGAAAACGAAATGATAAAACCCATGAACAAGGGTCTACTCAAAAACAATACATCTTTAAACATAAACGGCTGGAAATTTGAATCTTTGCCTTTAAAATCCCCGGAAAATTCAGGTAAACAGCAATATTATAGAGGATTGCCATTATACGAAAAAAATGCGTTGCTAGAAAGACTGAAACAACTGACGCCGAACGAAATCAAAGAACTAGAGCATTTGCATGATGCCGTTTTTGTTAATACCGGTTTACAAAATGTTAGGAAAGTTAggacaaaaaaatggaaaaaatactgGCAATACAAGGCAGGTATCCCTATCGGTTTGAAACGCTCTCAATTGGAtgaatttaaaaataaCTATTTGAAAGATGTTTTAGCACAGACGAGTGTCACTACGAATTTTAACGAAATAACAAATACGGATGAAACGATAACAACAAAAAGGATACCAAACCCAAATTTCTTGGGGAACTGCAACATTAAGGACTTCAAGCCTCCATATATTTATTCTCGTTCGAACAAAGCACCACAAACCATCACTGGAAATAAAACTGCCGTTAAGCCGGACGCTGATGTGAAGAATACAAATCCCAATCCAATGATTGCAACGGATGCAGCCGCGACGAAACCGAACACCTTTGCTAATTTCAATAACGGAATAACTATGAATAACTGA